Within the Thalassotalea ponticola genome, the region AAGCACACTAATTTGTTCTAGAATGTTTTTTTTACTATTGCCCGGAGCTGCACACACTGTGCAGTCCGGTGATAACAAGTTGGCAAGATTCATAAAATTTAATGACTGGATAATTTCGCCTTGTGTTTTAACACTTGACGGTCAAGTTTATCGACAAGTGCATCTATCGATGCATACATGTCCTCATTTTCGGCAGAACCAAATATTTCACCTTGGTTCACGTGTAGCGTTGCCTCTGCGATTTGTTGCAGCTTTTCAACTTTCAATACGACATAAACGTTGTTTATATGGTCGAAGTGACGTTCAAGTTTCTCAAATTTTTGTTCAACATAACCGCGCATAGAGTCGGTAACTTCAACATGATGACCAGAGATATTGATTTGCATAAGCTGTTTCCTTATCGTTGTGCTTACAGTAAGCTTTTTCTTTGGTTAGATGGTGGGATACCCAAAGATTCTCGATACTTAGCTATTGTCCGGCGCGCAACGTTAATACCTTGTTCCGCCAATAATGCAGTAATTTTACTGTCACTTAAAGGCTTCTGTGGGTTTTCAGCGTTGACCAGCTTTTCAATTAGGGCGCGTATCGCCGTCGATGAGCACTCTCCCCCGTTTTCAGTACTGACATGACTAGAAAAGAAATACTTTAATTCAAAGATTCCCCTTGGAGTATGCATGTACTTTTGTGTGGTAACCCGAGAAATTGTCGACTCGTGCATCTCAACCGCTTCGGCAACGTCATTTAGCACCATAGGGCGCATGGC harbors:
- the hpf gene encoding ribosome hibernation promoting factor; translated protein: MQINISGHHVEVTDSMRGYVEQKFEKLERHFDHINNVYVVLKVEKLQQIAEATLHVNQGEIFGSAENEDMYASIDALVDKLDRQVLKHKAKLSSH